Proteins encoded in a region of the Nicotiana tomentosiformis chromosome 9, ASM39032v3, whole genome shotgun sequence genome:
- the LOC138899526 gene encoding uncharacterized protein produces the protein MNAMEGVNMMVNKKRQRGQQVQNNPDKFEQSNSGYNQDDAYDDQSEEVQYVNNYQGQQSNALNQQQWRSQGNQGNWNSGNNNNQGNWGNNNNQNWGNQGNQGNWGGNNHDNWGGNNQSNWGSNNNQGGWNNNNQ, from the coding sequence ATGAATGCCATGgaaggagtgaacatgatggtcaACAAGAAAAGGCAACGAGGTCAACAAGTTCAAAATAATCCGGataaatttgagcaaagtaatagtgggtaCAATCAAGATGATgcttatgatgatcaaagtgaagaggtccaatatgtcaATAATTATCAAGGTCAACAGAGCAATGCTCTAAATCAACAACagtggagatcacaaggaaaccaagggaattggaatagtggcaacaacaacaaccaaggcaattgggggaacaacaacaatcaaaattggggtaatcaaggaaatcaaggcaattggggaggaaatAATCATGATAATTggggtggaaacaatcaaagtaattggggAAGCAATAAcaatcaagggggttggaacaataataatcaataa